TTAAAGTTGGTCGGCTGTAATTAGAACTAACAAACAGTGCTCCGACTCCCATTTTAATTAGACTTCGGTAAGCCGTGTTCTGTAATCGTATTCGACCAGCGTCTCGTCTTTTACTTACAAATTCGGTGAGGGACATTTTGTATTATCGAACCGGAAACATTAACGTACCTAAAACGAAGGTTTATACGCgtttaattacttaaacaactacttaagtaagtaggtacttgcaCAGTTAGAGTGTGCTCCAAAAAGTATgctagataggtacctacttatggaTAAAGGATACATAAAttgacattgtttttaattgacaAGACATATTATTCGattgaactatttttaaatgattcatTTTGACATAtcgtaatgattattattttatgttttatttatgttttcgtacctatctaattttaatatatatatatttttttttactttaatgtatattttaacacCCTTTTGTATTGTAACCTGtgttcacaaaataaaataatttgaatttgaaaaacaaagttttgtCACGCGGATATAAACTGTAGAGCACTAACTACTACGATTGTTACTTCTTTTGTTTCTTCCACATTCATCATTAGCAATGGCCCCGAATGGCACGTAATACAAAACCTCTATTCCTTATCGTCGTATCAGTGGAAATAATGTACCTAAGGTCCTTCCCAAATgctacgtaataaaaatatcttaagtaCTATTTATATCCAGTTATCTTTATATTAatgaatacatacattttttagtTATGTGTTCTATCTTAGCTTGTTCCcctaaataacataactggtataataaaaatagacaaaGACAACATTGAATAGCATATGCACCTCAGTCTACCCCTTCGCAGAACAAATAGGGTGCGTTATAATGAACAATACAAGTATTAGTGCAGGTAGCAGAACTCGTTACTAAGTTACACAACGCATTTACTGCGTCAAAATGTTTTTGCCAAAACCGCTCCGTGCGCTCGCCAGCAGCGGGTGTTTAATTTCGAACCGAAACTCGTGCCTTCGATAGCTCAGTTGGTAGAGCGGTGGACTGTAGAGGAATTGTCACTGATATCCATAGGTCGCTGGTTcaaatccggctcgaaggagACTTTTTTgggtaaattttatttttgttgatatatttttttattattttttgttgcacattaaaattgttacattttgaataaattgttatttttctgaTTTTACATAGCAATGAGTGGATTGAATTGGATTACATAATGTAAGAATCAGTAGGTAAAACTCTGATTTGGTTACTATTTTATCTTATCTCTGAAACTGATTGAAGTGTAAATATGAAGGTCATACATCTAGGTATCtagtttatttctatttatttacttattccgAGTCCGAGAACAGTACCTATTTTGGctattttatgtacctaataacattttaaaagatttaaaaaaattaaggaatttattatttactcataACATTTATCTAATTggacaaaataacatttttcacGTGACTAAAACATTTGCTTTGTCGCATGTTGTACGTTAAGAGCGCATTTCATCTCGACAGTAATTAAAAATCCCATTGTACCGATGTAACTGCGGGTGTAGACGAACAGAGGACGCGGAATAATAGAAAAGCATCCTTAACAGTAacaaaatgttttcataaaacAGTTTTTCACACTCAGTCGAAGTGTTAGCAACATATAACTCGCACAATAAAGCCGTGCTTCACGACCACTGCACAAATGCAACGAGCATTTTATCCCGCGGGGGCAGCACACCCCACGGCTCTCAACAGCCTCCCGAGAGCACCATTCATGTGAAGCAAAAACAAAGCTACCCTTTCTACTCCGCGTGAAACCATAaatgcaaaacattttttttccattCAAGAGGACCTTTCCAGGTCAACTTGCTTATATTTTCACCAGTAAAATACTTAGTTAAACGTTTGTGCAGATAACAATCAGTGTGtcgtaatttcattttaaataaattacgcaTTTCTTAATTAGAGCTATAAAATTCTGTTATTGttacaaataactttgaaaCCAAATTTCTCTTTAAGGCGCTTCAGATCTTTATTAACAATTTGCAAATTGTTCTGTGGTTTTCCTTTAcagtcaatttaattaataaattcagGGAAATTAAATTAGCTAATTTTGTAAGTATGTACGAGGAAAATGGTAACGTTGAAAGAACTTAGGGAATAGTTGAGTGGTctacatttatatttcaaattaataattgtatggAAAGAAAAGTTGGTTTGTAAAAATTTATGAATCCCTGTGGAGCGCATGCCGGAGGCTCGGAAAACTATTGAGGGGTAAACGAAGTGGCAACCAACCTGAGCTGGATAGTCCCTAGGGCTGCCACAAACGGCCTCGATATTAATATCAGGTTTGTTGAAACAAAGCCTTGGTAAATTGCTTATTTGAAAACACTTCTGTCGAACTGAAGATCATTTCTGTCTTTCCCTAGAggaatagaaaatatattactaaGTAGGTAACCTATGTAATACATAGACTTAGATAATGTCTAGTCGTGCTCATTACAATGCCACCACCAACTGTTCAGTAATAAAATTTCTAACATTGTAATTTCTGTTAGCTCATTTTTGAGaaatcaattaataatacataattcacATGAAATTTAACAATAATCAAATGGCTACTCGACTGGATATGTAGGTATTTGGTCGATACTATTATAGTGCAGTACTTCGAAGAAATGTAATGAATGAGTAACACAAAACCGCgtctttatttcataaaaatcgtAAAACGTGACTATGGTAGGGTACAACCCCGTGAACTCTTGATTCATCATCCTCACGACTCGGTTAAACCAAGGAAACTTTTCAATTGAAGTTATTCCCGGCGTGGGTTTAAAAATTCCCTCTAATTAAAATTGTCAACTAGGTCACAGGTATAAAGAATCTATTGAAATGTACGACGCTACCTTACCGCCACCTATGTGGCAACAAAGCGAATGTGACACtgcagtatttatttgtttagttacaTAAAAGATGATAATTGTTTATGAGGAgattttttacgtaatttaattttgttattaatagcATTGTCGAAAGCCATAGCATCTAGGATATATGACGCAGCCAACTAGTTTAATTAgccatttaatttatattgccTAGCGGCTAGGGTATACGCTAAGTACCTAGTTGAATAAATGACACCATTTTAACAAACCTGGTAACAGTTTATTTTTGATGATGATTACATTTTAAGGTTATTCAGACTGTTAAACagcacattttatttatgtttaagtttGATTGGACCAATTgtgttgataaaaaaaattctaaatataaaaagggCACATGGCCTATGGTGTTTTACTTCCCCACCCACACACCTCACTAACATCGGCTTAGAACTCAATCATGGTACCTAActctaataaagaaattaactTTAGGTACTATTTAAAACGACTTCAAGAACAAGCAtcctttatttgaaaaattgtgGGCCTACTCTTCCATTAGCAACACTAACGACATCTATACTGGAGCTTTTATGCATTCATAAACTTCTGTTCAGTTCAGAAAAATCTTTGCCCTAGCTTTTGTAACGACACTCGGTGCTAAGTAGGAACACGACAGATGGCACTGTATCCCAAATGCTATCAAAGCGACCTCTGTTGGATTGTAACAAAATTAACTTGAGAGAGGTTACTTTACAATTTATTTCCCAACTTTCACTTCGTTTCATGATTCTAAAACCTGAAACAATACTTTTTTCATAGAGTTCTCTATTGCGCATTCTCTATATGCGCGTgcataatattcaaattattgttctagaaagtactggaatcaaatcaaatcacgtcaacagcctataagtggccactgctgaccaaatgcctctcgCGGAGGCATGAGCTTTAAAACGTTCTATActggaacgcagatctacgcaagACAATGTgatttctattgtgtctcatataccgacataCGTCCTCTTACCACCTAAACCTCTTGAGGTTTATTACCGCTTGCTAAACGCGGGCTGGTGatttcaaatatattattataaattatcagCCCAAGTTTTCTCaagatgttttctttcaccgtttgtcagtggtgtgtcTAATTAATCTTTAACTTAAAAATTGTATCTAATTCTTGTAATGTTAATGTCTCTTTCGCTTGGGCACCTGCTAGTCCTGTACCAAGTATCTGCTTTCATCAAAGTTAAGAGGGAATATCTAAGCCGTGAAATCCACCGCCACTGAAATAATGAAAAACGTTGAATGTCACCCAGGGCATGTCATAAATTGCATTCTCCGAGATTACTGGCCACATTATACCATAACTAACGTAGACCTACTAAAATGAAATACCCAGATCAAATACCGCAAGTAGAGAAAGGCATGGGTTGGCCACACGCTCCGAAAGGGGAGtattccagactccttgctatGAGTCGTTTTGACTCTGAATAAGCACAAAATACCTTTTCCCATAGAAATAACAACGAGAGCAAAAAGCTATACACTTTTTACTTTCCTCCAAtgacattttgatatttttcgtTGCAGGCTCGCAGTTTTGGAAAATACGGCCAAGTTTACCAATTGCAACCTAAGGCCAGGCCCTATTAGGTCGCAGTGTGCAAACGTTTATAGCAAATTATACGTTGGTCCAGACCAGGCGTGCCGGCTTGGTTAGTATACGTCCAGTAAGTCATTGAGGCTAAGTACGCGACGGCGACGTTCACGTTTTTTCTTTAGTTAGTTAATCTGGTCGTTGTGGTACTAGCCGTCTAACGAGCAAGTGCCTCGTGTAGTAGGATTATGGATTATATTTTGGTACATTGATAATATCATGATTTATTTTAGACGAATCTTTTTTACACTGTACCTAACAGATACTGTAAAGTGTAATGGTACTATAGAATATTTCAGCAagtttgtgttatatttttttatttaaaatagcatTTCATTTCTTCCTAACATTGTAATTGTATGTCATGTATGTTAGTTACATCTAATGTCAATAATGAGGTTTTCTGGGTATGTATACGAGTTGATGATGATTTACATGctgttttagaattattattggCGATTCTCATAAAACCCTGATTGAATCATGCGTTGATATGGCTCATGTATCAAGTACATTACTGATATTTAAAGTTGACTTCCCCAATGCCCATTATGACATTTTCACTTCCCCTAAATAAAAGtcatgtgtaatatttttaacttttttaataggGATAACTTATATAATATGCAAGGGATAGTCCCAAGGATTCCTCTTTAGTGATAAAAGGATAAAACCATTCACAAATGGAGAATCACAATTTATCACCTGCTCAATAAATACAGTCAACAGTAAGCATAATCTTAAACAATTTATCTGTAAATGATATTTAGTCATTTTACAACTCTGGATATTAACTGACAAAGTTTCAAAACTAAAAAGTACGTCTACGAGAGTCGAACGACACCGGGCACGGGCGCCCGCGCCGGCCCCGCGCGTGGCGACGCGACAGTCCGACTACACTATGTACAGGTCACTGCGCCGCCGGCTGGcgagggcggcggcggcgcggctaGGACGACGAGCCCGCGCCGAACATGTTGGAGCTGAAGGCCGCCGCCTgcaccgccgcgccgcccgccgagctcgcgccccccgcgcccccgccgctcGCGCCCCCGGCGCCCCGGGACTTGGGCATTGGCGGCTGCAGGTACTCGTGCCGCGCCAGACCGAACACGTCGATGCGCTCCTCCTTGCGGTACGCCAGGCACGCCCGGATGAAGCTCTGCAAGAACCAAACATTATGCATGAGTAAAATATTGGAACACCGTGCAAAACTACTAACGTAGCAAAAATATCCAACGgtagacaaattaaaattttcggtGACTCACCTTAGCCTCATTGCTGACCGTAGGTTTGTTAGCAAACTGCACCTCGGTCGCCTTTAGTATTGTGTTCTCCTCCAGTATGGTGGCCTGGCTTTGGTTGTGTCCGAACGGCTTCTTGCCATATAGACACTGGTAGAAGATTACTCCCACACTCCAAACGTCCACCTTGCTACTGATCTTTGGTGGGTTTTTACCGACAACGAAGCATTCAGGCGGCAGGTACCTATAAAAGAAGAAGATTGTTATTCTCATTTGCTTTTTACCGTCAGAATCAATACTTttctacaaaatacaaattggttatttaaaagaaaaatagagACACAAGCCAACAACTTACCAATAAGTGCCTGCTCCCTGGCTCGTTAAGTCCATCCCGTGGTCGGGATTGTAATTCTCTTCGTCCATCACTTTGGACAGACCGAAGTCAGTGATCTTGATCTCGCCGCAGACGTTACCCTCGGTGAGGAGGATGTTGCCTGGCTTCAAGTCGTAGTGGATCACTGGGGGCTTGATCTCGTTTAAATACTTCAACGCTGACACGACTTGCATCACGATCGAGCGAGCCTCACGCTCCGGAATTGTCTTGTGCTGGAATTGAAAACATACGAAATCTATAATATAGAATGAGGAAAGTATTGTGTTACCGAGATGTGAAACTTTTCCTACAGCATTATGGTGAAAGGGGTCTCGCGAAGTATGAACAGTGTCAACACCAGCGCTCTGTACCAGCCAACACCGCACACAATTCGAAGTGCGAAAGGAAACCACGGCGatgtaacataattttataacatgaaGACTCATTTGAAGATAATACAAGTACGTATCACGCATTTTCAGACCCTTCCATCCAATTGAAGGCGAGCCCAAACAATCACCTTTGATGCTATCACGTAGCTGCATTATTGCAGTGAACACATGACTCAATAAAgtcacaacaaataaaattaaaacaataaaactgcaCTCACCTGTTTGAGATAAAAATCGAGATCATGTCCATTACAGTACTCAAGCACTGTACAAAACGAGTTGCCGTCAATTTCAAATACGtcatataattttacaattcGAGGGTGGTCTAATGCTTTGTGAATATTGTACTCCCTCAGCGCGTGTCTGTAACAAAATAGATTACAATTGAGTGAGGAAACTATAAAAGGTTTGAGGTACCTCTTTCAGATATGTAGTTGTAAGATTTGTCACACaagtttttataagaaaaatacttCTGATTAAAgatgcataattattattgctttctatttaatttaatttattttactttgactaGGCTTTATAAGAGacctttgtataataatatgttttccaTTCCTGAGTTATCAGATTGGCAATTAAGGCTTCATCTGACATCTAAAGTGCTATTtagtaacctatttacagacAGCAATATATTTTTGCCTTGGAAATTTTTCTTCTTAGTCaagtttttctttcatttagaACCCTTTTCAACAATAACACCgaacaaaaaaaagaattggcgaAATCGGTGCgactgttctcgagatttgggCTTAGCAAcgcattaaatttttttattgtacatttacaaatataaagttaataaatgAAGTGATGATTCGCCATCGTACACAGACTCACTTGATATAGTTGGCCTTCTTATCTTCCTTCCAGTCTTTGTTGAGTTGATGCACCTTGCACGCAGTATACCGCTGCTCTCGCAGGTCAAATGCCTTATGGACTTCACTGAAGCCACCTTTTCCGAGCAACATCAACAGTAGGTACCTGGTAAATTGATTATGGAGATGTTAGATACAAGTTACAATGATAACAGAGTAAAAGTCTAGTTTTATTCTCGTGTCGTGATGCTGAGTATAATGGGGCTTATTTTTCGTAGTAGCTATATTGTTAGTACACTTAGTACCTAGTAGTAGTCTGGAATTGAAGCCGGTTTATAGTATAACGTTCTCGTTAACTTATTACATGGGTTTTACAACTTAACTGGCGAAAAGTTTAATATGTGCACTTCTACCTGCCGCCATAGAATAAATGGTGTGACGTTATTTGTATTCATGGAAATACATGtttgatacaagtatttttttctacaacTTATTTTAACACTAAAGCACTCAAAAGAGAGAGCTTATGAAAGTGAAATTGAATGAACAGTTATAATAATTCTATAGGATCAAGAAAAAATGCAACTGGCAGTAAAATTACCATAAAATCGGACAAATTATAATCAGAATTAGCTACTTGTCACATTCTTGTACAGAGGAAGTAATTAACTACATTATTCATCATCTATCGATAGCTAATTACTTGTAGTAATCGTCAAAACAACGATATTGATAGAATATTCCGGAAATATTAGTGAACATTTTtgcaaaaagttttaaaacgtAACAATATTTGCAAGAACATATAAAATTAGATCAGGGTTTCGTCGTTATCACGTTATCTACTTTCGAAAtgttttatcttaaaatattgtGTGTGAATATTTGCTTTCAGATTCCCTGGTGTTTTTATAGCAAATCTGTAATGTCTGCTAAATACTGTGCAgtaatacaaaatacaacaagTATTTTATGTATCTAATAAGTAGTATGGATCTAATAAgtactataattattaaagaCAGCAACAGCCGTGGACAGTAGCAAACCCAATGAAAGAGAATGAGCCAGCTTAATATAAAGGGGGTTTGTCTACCTCCATGCTTGGCAGATAGCTGGAGATCACAATTTAAtacgtaaatatttaaaacaataaatcaaaaagttatttaaaaaaaatagtatgcTATCTGTTAAATCCTCTTTTTAAACTAAACTGATACATAGTTATGTAAATACGAAAACGCTACACTTGTTTTAGCTGTGTTGCTATGTTCATGTCATCATATATACTTcgacagcctgtaagtggccagtGGTGACCAAAAATCATCATGGATTATTACGAAAATACGCATTTTTCCCTGGTGAAAAAGGATAGTGGTGTGCGTGTTACAGTATTATATAACATCCAGCTTTCTTTATGCAATACTTAATAGAAAATGGGACTGTAATTAGGTGAAGTAGCCAATACCAAGTAAATTAGTAACTTGGGTTATGCAAGGGAAAAAAGAAAATCGATTATTTCTTCAGTTGCGGAGTCATCTCAATACAATCTTCTACTCTCGTTAATTCAAACCTTCGATAATTCGAAGTTGCAGTGAGAAAGGGACAGAAAGATCCCAGAGTTTGCAGAGTTAAAATTTTGGAACATTTGATATTTCAAACTTTTCGATCATTCGGTTAAGAGTAGACTGTTAATAAGCTTGGAACACATCCTAAACATCGATAGATATTTTctaattagcttctgccagcgacttcgctgGCGTTCctgataaaaagtagcttatatGTTATTCCCgaccataatctacacctgttctaaatttcatcccaatcccttcagcagttttgatgTGAtagactaacaaacaaacaaactttcgctttataatataagtagaaTTACTATGTCAATCAAAGTAAAACTCACCGATCAGAGAGCACAGGATGCTGTGAGAAGCGGCTCTGATCTTCATTGTGTATTCGCTTCAGTTCCCTAATGTGAAGATTTCTTTCTCGTTCTAACTTTTCCATTTCTAGCTGCAAGTCCGCATCTTCTTTTTTAAGTGCACTCTGTCTcaactgtaataaaaataaaaacattcgtCATTTAATAAGACTGTGTAATGTGCGGCTGACGCCACaactgttttacttttttttccttTCAAAAAAGAGACATCAGAACTGAGCCTTGACATTTTGATTTCCAATAACCAGTTATACTGTAGCATTTCCTAAATCACCCGTTTTACTTTATAACCAGATATtaacacttatttattattattactatacatTACTGGTACTACCAACTACAAATTTCTTCATTGATATCAAACTATGGAGCTTTAgaaaattgattaatattaatgcTCCAGTTAATATGAGGTTTCAAACATCCAATCAGCATACCATATAACATACAAGGCCTATAACCGTTACAATTGAATAATTTAGCAATAACGGTCACTCAATAGAATCCAGAGCTGCAGAAATTTtccacacatacatacatgtaaacaAATGTGTCATGAATAATTGTTTTCGTTAAATAAACTATGCTCCGATAGATAGGAATGGTAGTACATCATCATCAGTTTATAGAagctgctgaccaaagaccctCTTCTCATACGAAGAAGGTtcgcattaatcaccatgcttacTCAAGGAGCATTGGCAATTGGAAACTTATgacagtgatgtctaaataggCTTTGTAAGTACATGTAAGAGACTATACCTTTAATATTTCATCAGCTTCATAATACTCCTGATAGGTCATGCTAGGTAGCGGGTCTGGTTTGAGGAAGGTGGGTGCTTCCGTCCCGTTGTGTAGCGGAGACGGCTGAGGCGTGCTGGGCGCGGCGCTGGACGCTCGCTTGCCGCGACCACCGCCGCCCTCGTTGTTCACTGGCCGCTTTTTAAATAACAACTTTTTCTGACGAtctatttcttctttttctGCAGTTATTTCTTCTTGCCGCCTGAAATAATAGGTAATGTAAAGGctagtcatttttattttttattgataacatAATACATAGGTTTTTCCAGTGTACTAGGCCTAGCAGGGATTGACCACTTTTTAAGTGTATTCCCAGACTGTAAGTTGTTCTTTGAACCATGAAAAACCCAATTGGTACAAAACAGAGTCAATCAACATACCTCGTTAATTCTTGAAATGCGTATCCATCAGTCCAATTCTCTTGAAACGTGGCGCCGACGCGCTGCGTCACAAACTGGCCAAGCCTCAGTCTATTCTGCATGCACCGCTGCCTAGCCTCTTTCTTCTCAATTGTGCTTTTCTCATTTAACAATTTCTTTACAACTTCTATACATTTATTGATGTGTGATTTATGTTGATCTATTACCTGAAATAACATTATCGATTAAATAAAGTCATTTACAACTTACACTTATGcaggttttattaaattaatatcaaatctCTGTATTACCTTGCTCTGTGCTTGCACTTGATGTTTCAATTCTTCATTAGATCTCGTTAATtcatctattttattatttcttacttctaaGTCAGAAGACGCTTGAGTTTCTAACTCCTGTATCCTCTGGCATGTCAGTTCTGTTTGAACCTGTGGACAGTAACATcaaccataaataaatacaataatatataaaatactattgATAGTAAATTGTGGTGGACAAAAGTTTACCTGTTTTACAGATGTGTGGGGTCGTGGCTGGGACGCCGAACGTAAAAAATCGGCACCAGGAGGCATTATCGACGAGGGTGACGGTGGGTACTgcacacaaaattattattagtctGCATGTCATTATAAACACAGCTGCCAtcatatcaaacaaaatataatggCGCAAATACATCCAACTACAAATTTCAAACTGACCACACTAATGATTACagtatttgataataaaaactGATTTATGCATAcagaaacattattttcaattaaggAAAGCAAGTTGAGTCTTGCCTTCAGTGACTCATTTAATGTGATCACTTATAAACATGATTATAAACTTTAGTGAATGTATTAATAACATCTTGCATATTTTCATTGATGCATCAAAACATGTAGTGGAGGGGCCATTTTGTGTACTTTTTACCTATGACAGATGTACAGACagattatttaattgaaattagaAGCATTTGTAATTCAACTTTTTACAAAGCTCAATTCATTGTAGTttgattattgtaataattgctCAGTATAGTTGGCATATTTGCTCCTGTTTGATTAGttgatttgtaatattaaaatagtgtaATATACTAACCATAGGATAATTCGCGCCCTGCGGGGATGGCGACTTGGCACCGGCATGCCTCACAGGACTTGAAGAGGGGTGTTTCGAGAAATATTCCCTAATATTTTTGTCTGATGAATTGTGCCTCTGTTTGCCGCCaccgcccccgccgccgccaACGCCTTCTTCTCCTGGAATTAACACACAAACCACCGTTATAACATTTAGCATACCTTTGTAAAACACCAAGCTACATATGCATCAAAAAATTTCAAGTTTTTTAAACATGGATACAATATGTTATGGCTTTGACGGAAGACATCATTATTCTACTCATTCATTACTTAAAATATCCTATGATAAtgctattaaaatttattatgtatttattactacTCTACAGCTAATGAAGTCATCACTTTATAACttttaagtaaacaaaacaaatataaataaaaataacataaagtcACTCAGTTAATTCTCCAAAAGATCAGAGATGCATGTAATATGACCATTTAACCACAATCTGGAGTGTTTGAAAGCCCCATGGAATAGCGAGCGAGCCTCTGTCATACAACAAGCTCATAAGCAGGTTCTCGGTTTAGACATTTATAAAGTTGAAAGGACTATCTGTGATGTAGATATTTACCTTTCCGTTTCCTCTTTCTTTCTGGCATGGCTATAGTAGGTGTGGCACCGCTTGGGGGCACTAAAGCAGTGCCAGGAGCAGCAGTGGAGCCTCGCATAGCGGCAGACTTTTCCGGAGTTAAAGCGTCAACTTCTTTATCACTATGAGATGACCCTGAAAGTAGTTTTGTCTTTGATTATtcttaataagtataatttataagttattttaatagaaaaagccAATAAAGAACCTTGAGAGGAGACTTGCACTAAATGGTGAGCAATCAATTATACCTAAGTGCCAGTAAGTGTTTTAAGTACAATAGTATACTTGACTTTACTAGTTTATAGACATTCTCACAGCATTTACACcgttaatgtaattttatgtgTACTCCGctattaaagatatattttccTTTCACGCTTTGTCTGGCTAGATTAAAACTTTCAGTATCTCAATATCGAttcaaaattgttgttttctaATGCTCAGTTTCACTGAAACAACAGCAGCATGCATAAACACTTACAAGCCGACACAAAACGGATTTACAAAGCATTCTGAAAGCAAAATCTTATATGTTTTACTGTTTgtctaaattattgtttatgtttatgttacaCTGTTAAGGCAATTAGCCACAGGAGTAATGTTCTATTGCAAAAAGTATACAGTAATTCATATGTGATCaaactttgtaaatagtaaTGTGAGTAATAAGTTTACTATAAACAGGGCTTATTACACCGAATAAGACATATGGATCAACAAGTAAATACTACAACAGAACTACAAATTAACACGTCAATTAAATCATGAGCAGTTAACTCACTTTTTGACAAGGAGCTCAGTAGGCCGACGTGGTTTATGTTAGCTCCACTTTTATAGTCATGCATTGTGGCACGCTATAGTCTCGGTTGACGA
This window of the Spodoptera frugiperda isolate SF20-4 chromosome 23, AGI-APGP_CSIRO_Sfru_2.0, whole genome shotgun sequence genome carries:
- the LOC118266699 gene encoding serine/threonine-protein kinase tousled-like 2 isoform X7 codes for the protein MHDYKSGANINHVGLLSSLSKRSSHSDKEVDALTPEKSAAMRGSTAAPGTALVPPSGATPTIAMPERKRKRKGEEGVGGGGGGGGKQRHNSSDKNIREYFSKHPSSSPVRHAGAKSPSPQGANYPMYPPSPSSIMPPGADFLRSASQPRPHTSVKQVQTELTCQRIQELETQASSDLEVRNNKIDELTRSNEELKHQVQAQSKVIDQHKSHINKCIEVVKKLLNEKSTIEKKEARQRCMQNRLRLGQFVTQRVGATFQENWTDGYAFQELTRRQEEITAEKEEIDRQKKLLFKKRPVNNEGGGGRGKRASSAAPSTPQPSPLHNGTEAPTFLKPDPLPSMTYQEYYEADEILKLRQSALKKEDADLQLEMEKLERERNLHIRELKRIHNEDQSRFSQHPVLSDRYLLLMLLGKGGFSEVHKAFDLREQRYTACKVHQLNKDWKEDKKANYIKHALREYNIHKALDHPRIVKLYDVFEIDGNSFCTVLEYCNGHDLDFYLKQHKTIPEREARSIVMQVVSALKYLNEIKPPVIHYDLKPGNILLTEGNVCGEIKITDFGLSKVMDEENYNPDHGMDLTSQGAGTYWYLPPECFVVGKNPPKISSKVDVWSVGVIFYQCLYGKKPFGHNQSQATILEENTILKATEVQFANKPTVSNEAKSFIRACLAYRKEERIDVFGLARHEYLQPPMPKSRGAGGASGGGAGGASSAGGAAVQAAAFSSNMFGAGSSS
- the LOC118266699 gene encoding serine/threonine-protein kinase tousled-like 2 isoform X6 — translated: MSAGSQIQMAPQTTVNTGQPLHNQDSNMSTGSSHSDKEVDALTPEKSAAMRGSTAAPGTALVPPSGATPTIAMPERKRKRKGEEGVGGGGGGGGKQRHNSSDKNIREYFSKHPSSSPVRHAGAKSPSPQGANYPMYPPSPSSIMPPGADFLRSASQPRPHTSVKQVQTELTCQRIQELETQASSDLEVRNNKIDELTRSNEELKHQVQAQSKVIDQHKSHINKCIEVVKKLLNEKSTIEKKEARQRCMQNRLRLGQFVTQRVGATFQENWTDGYAFQELTRRQEEITAEKEEIDRQKKLLFKKRPVNNEGGGGRGKRASSAAPSTPQPSPLHNGTEAPTFLKPDPLPSMTYQEYYEADEILKLRQSALKKEDADLQLEMEKLERERNLHIRELKRIHNEDQSRFSQHPVLSDRYLLLMLLGKGGFSEVHKAFDLREQRYTACKVHQLNKDWKEDKKANYIKHALREYNIHKALDHPRIVKLYDVFEIDGNSFCTVLEYCNGHDLDFYLKQHKTIPEREARSIVMQVVSALKYLNEIKPPVIHYDLKPGNILLTEGNVCGEIKITDFGLSKVMDEENYNPDHGMDLTSQGAGTYWYLPPECFVVGKNPPKISSKVDVWSVGVIFYQCLYGKKPFGHNQSQATILEENTILKATEVQFANKPTVSNEAKSFIRACLAYRKEERIDVFGLARHEYLQPPMPKSRGAGGASGGGAGGASSAGGAAVQAAAFSSNMFGAGSSS
- the LOC118266699 gene encoding serine/threonine-protein kinase tousled-like 2 isoform X4; translation: MHFKESFAMSDRPNERGRRNSRCKGAGVKMEHFQAALDPRKQELLEARFLGAKMSAGSQIQMAPQTTVNTGQPLHNQDSNMSTGSSHSDKEVDALTPEKSAAMRGSTAAPGTALVPPSGATPTIAMPERKRKRKGEEGVGGGGGGGGKQRHNSSDKNIREYFSKHPSSSPVRHAGAKSPSPQGANYPMYPPSPSSIMPPGADFLRSASQPRPHTSVKQVQTELTCQRIQELETQASSDLEVRNNKIDELTRSNEELKHQVQAQSKVIDQHKSHINKCIEVVKKLLNEKSTIEKKEARQRCMQNRLRLGQFVTQRVGATFQENWTDGYAFQELTRRQEEITAEKEEIDRQKKLLFKKRPVNNEGGGGRGKRASSAAPSTPQPSPLHNGTEAPTFLKPDPLPSMTYQEYYEADEILKLRQSALKKEDADLQLEMEKLERERNLHIRELKRIHNEDQSRFSQHPVLSDRYLLLMLLGKGGFSEVHKAFDLREQRYTACKVHQLNKDWKEDKKANYIKHALREYNIHKALDHPRIVKLYDVFEIDGNSFCTVLEYCNGHDLDFYLKQHKTIPEREARSIVMQVVSALKYLNEIKPPVIHYDLKPGNILLTEGNVCGEIKITDFGLSKVMDEENYNPDHGMDLTSQGAGTYWYLPPECFVVGKNPPKISSKVDVWSVGVIFYQCLYGKKPFGHNQSQATILEENTILKATEVQFANKPTVSNEAKSFIRACLAYRKEERIDVFGLARHEYLQPPMPKSRGAGGASGGGAGGASSAGGAAVQAAAFSSNMFGAGSSS